A DNA window from Phragmites australis chromosome 11, lpPhrAust1.1, whole genome shotgun sequence contains the following coding sequences:
- the LOC133884795 gene encoding uncharacterized protein LOC133884795, giving the protein MKNGSGSASAPSAGGNSLAIAERQKPAPSCVAALFQMFAKRKLFSSSSKKSKMLPQVRAQKFSPGRPPGGGEKTSAAKTRPLLLDSADYSRSKSEGNGTSRYPQPGQERNCSENEMCTPGVVARLMGLSSMPAVSHQRPTKATDSSEPGDHRNSGPPNWSGTSQSIYTSPQKQQKTGQFTDDRRHESAIQFNSPDTRSLWPRRHAHKVASPVKSPRSLSNRNKARLIEAAAKVLEPGLQSRNRRLSRRHAYLEYSCDGVDDAPGAAAVVHNLSDQFLRETCDIDAPGVGAHNIGVTSLHNSTSNQWTEEDSSRGISVRSDKNVSCQMQPERNGKCLLVSSSKKAGFGDSVQGDTNRIAVTNQDVRKNQLRNISRGSVPCGPLKQNNLKQNALPVACRAADPGYIVQRHKHRSGERNPTNTAQDFVSLNKRMTGSTSLRSKRKVMDRFGESHTSAENKNMSTKGRQTSSLHSDNSNKLKLKTATPKAMEKDMIIAKGAGLVSEKPKSASPNYARSGLQRQAVPRNISRCNKKSDIISFTFSSPIKIAPTSLPGDNATGTGSAVQGSPVGTCSKRHPRRDCQNMSPQREVVFREVLQGTSCLETAESVFFNQDESKNRYISGGRAASSLFEKISAVPVTEESLSDELLRQCNSDDSVIDGFRDPYKAVQLREAHRKHEADAKGTHPSPSISRGSNKRSPTSILHSTYADDAFISGIPLSAAEAAFTDSHPMETCTAAASMQDVTTERSSRCSEPNFGQHGAQPFEPAVQGSKLTPGEVRTTVELLLTHVCSSSRRKSKGSSKTFLRQTIESALATLTTSAKQDFNTIKGTEATPLRNLALDFVLECLDSMCVQLSGSGYRSFSKIALICTEERLAAEVKKEIARCSDMAGRGLDDLAVSDVEHAVEAGMNFMLEAFQIGAQIEQDLVQELVNEIGLDMSKRL; this is encoded by the exons AAGACGTCGGCGGCCAAGACGCGGCCCCTTTTG CTTGATTCTGCAGATTACTCCAGAAGCAAAAGTGAAGGCAATGGCACCAGTCGCTACCCACAGCCAGGCCAAGAAAGAAACTGCAGTGAGAATGAAATGTGTACTCCAGGAGTGGTAGCCCGGCTGATGGGTCTCAGCTCGATGCCGGCTGTGAGCCATCAACGGCCGACCAAAGCCACAGATTCCTCTGAGCCTGGTGATCACCGGAATTCAGGCCCTCCAAATTGGTCCGGTACATCTCAGAGCATATACACATCACCTCAGAAGCAGCAGAAGACAGGGCAGTTCACAGACGATCGGCGGCATGAAAGTGCAATTCAGTTCAATTCTCCAGATACACGGTCGTTGTGGCCACGAAGGCATGCACACAAGGTAGCTTCACCTGTTAAGAGCCCAAGGTCACTGTCCAACAGGAACAAGGCTAGGTTGATTGAAGCAGCAGCAAAGGTTCTCGAACCTGGTTTGCAGTCCAGGAATCGCCGTCTCTCTCGGCGACATGCATATTTGGAGTATTCATGCGACGGTGTTGATGACGCGCCCGGTGCTGCTGCTGTCGTACATAACTTATCTGACCAGTTCTTAAGAGAAACGTGTGATATTGATGCACCAGGAGTAGGTGCTCACAACATAGGAGTTACCTCTCTGCACAATTCTACTTCTAATCAATGGACTGAAGAAGATAGTAGCAGGGGTATTTCGGTTAGGTCAGACAAGAATGTATCATGTCAAATGCAGCCTGAGAGAAATGGTAAATGTTTGCTCGTTAGCTCGAGCAAGAAGGCTGGATTTGGGGACAGTGTTCAGGGGGACACCAATCGTATTGCTGTTACAAATCAAGATGTCCGAAAAAATCAGCTGAGGAACATATCCCGGGGGAGTGTTCCTTGTGGCCCTCTCAAGCAAAACAACCTGAAGCAGAATGCACTGCCTGTAGCTTGTCGAGCGGCAGATCCAGGATACATTGTCCAAAGGCATAAACATAGAAGTGGGGAGCGAAATCCAACAAACACAGCCCAAGACTTTGTTTCTCTGAACAAAAGGATGACTGGCAGTACATCTTTGAGGTCAAAAAGAAAGGTAATGGATAGATTTGGTGAGTCACATACTAGTGCAGAGAACAAGAACATGAGCACAAAAGGTCGTCAAACCAGTAGCCTGCATAGTGATAACTCTAACAAACTGAAGCTAAAGACTGCAACACCAAAAGCTATGGAGAAAGACATGATAATTGCAAAAGGCGCAGGGTTAGTCAGTGAGAAACCGAAGTCTGCCAGTCCAAACTATGCAAGGAGTGGTTTGCAGAGACAGGCAGTGCCACGCAATATTTCAAGGTGTAACAAGAAATCAGACATCATTTCTTTCACTTTCAGTTCACCAATAAAGATTGCCCCTACTTCTTTGCCTGGTGATAATGCTACAGGAACAGGTAGTGCTGTTCAGGGATCTCCAGTCGGTACTTGCTCTAAAAGACACCCTCGTAGAGATTGTCAAAATATGTCTCCTCAAAGAGAAGTAGTTTTCAGGGAAGTTTTACAAGGCACATCATGCCTGGAGACTGCAGAATCTGTTTTCTTTAACCAAGATGAGTCGAAAAATAGATATATTTCTGGTGGTAGAGCAGCCTCTTCTTTGTTTGAAAAGATAAGTGCTGTCCCTGTTACAGAAGAATCTTTAAGCGATGAACTTCTAAGGCAGTGCAACTCAGATGATAGTGTGATTGATGGCTTCAGAGACCCTTATAAAGCGGTCCAGTTGCGTGAAGCTCATAGAAAGCATGAG GCTGATGCAAAAGGTACTCATCCATCTCCATCTATATCCAGAGGCAGCAATAAGCGAAGCCCTACATCTATTCTTCATTCTACATATGCAGATGATGCCTTCATTTCTGGTATTCCACTCAGCGCTGCAG AAGCTGCCTTCACTGACAGCCATCCAATGGAGACATGTACCGCAGCAGCTAGCATGCAAGATGTAACTACCGAGAGAAGTTCCAGGTGTTCTGAACCTAATTTTGGCCAGCATGGTGCTCAACCGTTTGAACCGGCAGTCCAAGGCAGCAAGCTGACACCTGGTGAGGTTAGAACAACTGTCGAACTGCTGCTAACACACGTTTGCTCATCTAGTCGACGTAAATCGAAAGGATCATCCAAGACATTCCTTCGCCAGACAATTGAGTCTGCTCTTGCCACCTTGACGACAAGCGCCAAGCAGGATTTCAACACCATCAAGGGGACAGAAGCGACCCCACTAAGAAACCTAGCACTCGATTTTGTTCTGGAGTGCCTGGACTCGATGTGTGTTCAGCTTAGCGGCTCGGGTTACCGGTCATTCTCAAAGATTGCTCTGATCTGCACCGAGGAAAGGCTGGCTGCCGAGGTCAAGAAGGAAATTGCAAGGTGCAGTGACATGGCTGGGAGGGGCTTGGATGATCTGGCTGTGAGCGACGTCGAGCACGCGGTTGAGGCTGGCATGAATTTCATGCTCGAAGCGTTTCAGATTGGAGCCCAGATCGAACAGGATTTGGTCCAGGAGCTAGTAAACGAAATCGGGCTAGACATGTCAAAGCGTTTGTGA
- the LOC133884794 gene encoding zinc finger protein BRUTUS-like isoform X1, translating into MATPMAGEGPIAHAAILPRSPPLPTAAGVSAAEAPVLIFVYFHKAIRAELERMRAAAVLLATERAGDVAALEARCRFLFSIYRHHCDAEDAVIFPALDIRVKNVAGTYSLEHKGENDLFAHLFALLQLDVQNDDGIRRELASCTGAIQTFLTQHMSKEEEQVFPLLIKKFSHEEQAGLVWQFLCSIPVNMMAEFLPWLSASVSPDENQDILDCLRKIVPEEKLLQEIIFSWIEGKSFRTITQDFCSPCSKSSFRYECSSDQSDKHVCSLEHSKVGKRKCSESSHSQLAVHPIDEILYWHNAIRSELSDIAEETRRIQQSGFFSGISAFNTRLQFIADVCIFHSIAEDQVIFPAVDGELSFVQEHAEEERRFNKFRCLIEQVQKAGARSTAVDFYSELCAQADQIMQKIERHFNDEETKVLPEARINFSPEKQRELLYRSLCVMPLKLLERVLPWFTAKLRDEDAVSFLQNMRLAAPSSETALVTLLSGWACKGRLEDTSNPGKFICLTSGAMSPALDGNEFKKCLSFCPCSIGYNGDFSRPVKRASRAESSTNINRNHCLQSADIEESPCNNRPCCIPRLRVESSYLCVNSFASTKSFRSLPYNYSAPSLYSSLFSWETDASFSGPDNISRPIDTIFKFHKAIRKDLEFLDVESGKLIDENESCLRQFIGRFHLLWGLYRAHSNAEDETVFPALESKETLHNVSHSYTLDHKQEEELFQDISTVLSEISQLHDALGQPLDVEAVRKRNELLTQLQGLCKSIRVTLSNHVHREELELWPLFDKHFSVEEQDKIIGRIIGTTGAEVLQSMLPWVTSALSLEEQNKMLDTWKQATKNTMFDEWLNEWWKGPLTSSDPSGKAAPPEESHFQENLEQCDQMFRPGWKDIFRMNQSELEAEIRKVSRDSTLDPRRKAYLIQNLMTSRWIAAQQKSQPSAEDHNRCTGIPGCVPSYRDPEKQIFGCEHYKRNCKLVAVCCNKLFTCRFCHDKASDHTMERKATVEMMCMLCLNVQPVGPTCQTPSCNGLSMAKYYCSICKFFDDERSVYHCPFCNLCRLGNGLGADFFHCMKCNCCLGMKLIEHKCREKMLEMNCPICCDFLFTSSAAVKGLPCGHFMHSACFQAYTCTHYTCPICSKSLGDMTVYFGMLDGLLAAEQLPEEYRDRCQDILCNDCERKGRSRFHWLYHKCGFCGSYNTRVIKTDTAECSTSN; encoded by the exons ATGGCGACACCGATGGCCGGGGAGGGGCCGATCGCGCACGCGGCAATACTGCCgcgctctcctcctctcccgaCGGCCGCGGGGGTGTCGGCGGCCGAGGCGCCAGTGCTCATCTTCGTCTACTTCCACAAGGCGATCCGCGCGGAGCTGGAGAGGATGCGCGCCGCGGCGGTGCTGCTCGCGACGGAGCGCGCGGGGGACGTGGCGGCGCTCGAGGCGCGCTGCCGCTTCCTCTTCTCAATCTACAGGCACCACTGCGACGCCGAGGACGCG GTTATCTTTCCAGCACTGGATATTCGAGTGAAAAATGTAGCAGGGACATATTCTCTTGAACACAAAGGGGAAAATGATCTCTTTGCACATCTATTCGCTCTGCTACAGCTAGATGTGCAGAATGATGATGGTATTCGGAGGGAGCTTGCATCCTGTACTGGAGCAATTCAAACGTTTCTAACCCAACATatgtccaaggaagaagaacAG GTCTTCCCATTGCTCATCAAGAAGTTTTCACACGAAGAGCAAGCTGGTTTAGTTTGGCAGTTCTTATGCAGCATCCCTGTAAATATGATGGCAGAGTTCCTTCCATGGCTTTCAGCTTCTGTTTCACCTGATGAGAACCAAGATATTCTTGACTGCCTACGTAAAATAGTTCCTGAAGAGAAACTTCTCCAAGAG ATTATATTCTCATGGATTGAAGGTAAATCATTCAGAACAATAACACAAGATTTCTGCAGTCCTTGTTCAAAAAGCAGTTTCAGATATGAGTGTAGCTCTGATCAATCAGATAAGCATGTATGCTCACTTGAGCATTCTAAAGTTGGAAAGAGGAAGTGCTCAGAATCTAGTCATAGTCAGCTTGCCGTGCATCCAATTGATGAGATTCTGTATTGGCACAATGCTATTCGGAGCGAACTCAGTGATATAGCAGAAgagacaaggaggatccagcagTCTGGATTTTTCTCTGGCATATCAGCCTTTAATACGAGGCTGCAATTTATTGCAGATGTGTGCATTTTCCACAG TATTGCCGAGGATCAAGTTATATTCCCTGCAGTGGATGGTGAATTGTCCTTTGTGCAGGAGCATGCTGAAGAAGAGCGACGGTTTAATAAATTTAGATGTTTAATTGAACAAGTTCAAAAAGCAGGAGCCAGATCAACTGCAGTGGATTTTTACTCTGAGTTATGTGCACAAGCTGACCAGATAATGCAGAAAATCGAGAGACACTTCaatgatgaggaaacaaag GTACTTCCTGAAGCTAGAATAAATTTCTCACCTGAGAAACAAAGGGAACTTTTATATAGGAGTCTATGTGTCATGCCATTGAAGCTACTGGAACGTGTTTTACCATGGTTCACAGCCAAGCTGAGGGATGAAGATGCGGTGTCTTTTCTTCAGAATATGCGATTGGCAG CTCCTTCCTCTGAAACTGCATTGGTCACCCTTCTCTCCGGCTGGGCATGCAAAGGTCGTTTGGAGGACACATCCAACCCTGGAAAGTTTATATGCTTGACATCAGGAGCAATGAGCCCCGCATTGGATGGAAATGAGTTCAAAAAATGTTTGTCATTCTGTCCATGTTCTATAGGTTACAATGGAGATTTTTCTAGGCCAGTCAAGCGAGCAAGTCGTGCAGAATCTAGTACCAATATTAACAGAAATCACTGCTTGCAAAGTGCTGACATTGAAGAATCTCCATGCAACAACAGACCCTGTTGCATTCCCAGGTTAAGAGTAGAAAGTAGCTACCTCTGTGTTAATTCATTTGCCTCTACAAAGTCCTTCCGCTCTCTGCCTTACAACTATTCTGCACCTTCATTATATTCAAGCCTTTTTTCATGGGAGACAGATGCATCGTTTTCTGGCCCAGATAACATTTCTAGGCCGATTGACACCATATTCAAGTTTCATAAGGCAATTCGCAAGGATTTAGAGTTTTTAGATGTTGAGTCTGGAAAGCTTATCGATGAGAATGAATCTTGCCTTCGCCAATTCATTGGAAGGTTTCATTTACTGTGGGGTCTTTATAGAGCGCACAGCAATGCTGAAGATGAGACTGTATTTCCTGCTCTTGAATCGAAGGAGACATTGCACAATGTCAGCCACTCATACACTCTTGATCACAAGCAGGAAGAAGAATTGTTTCAAGATATATCCACTGTCCTATCTGAGATTTCACAACTACATGATGCTTTGGGCCAACCCCTTGATGTTGAAGCTGTCAGAAAGCGTAATGAACTTTTGACACAGCTTCAAGGATTGTGCAAGTCTATTCGGGTCACCTTGTCTAATCACGTTCACAGAGAAGAACTTGAGTTGTGGCCATTGTTTGATAAACATTTTTCTGTAGAGGAGCAGGATAAGATTATTGGTCGTATAATAGGAACAACAGGTGCTGAGGTTCTGCAGTCAATGTTACCTTGGGTTACATCGGCACTTAGCCTTGAGGAACAGAACAAAATGCTGGATACATGGAAGCAAGCGACTAAGAATACAATGTTCGATGAATGGCTAAATGAATGGTGGAAGGGACCTTTAACTTCATCAGACCCATCAGGCAAGGCTGCTCCTCCAGAAG AAAGTCATTTTCAGGAGAATCTTGAACAGTGCGACCAGATGTTTAGGCCTGGCTGGAAGGACATCTTCCGAATGAATCAGAGTGAGCTCGAGGCTGAGATACGAAAGGTATCTCGAGATTCTACACTAGATCCAAGGAGGAAGGCCTATCTGATCCAAAATCTCATgaccag CCGCTGGATAGCTGCTCAGCAGAAATCACAACCAAGTGCAGAAGATCATAACAGATGTACAGGAATACCTGGATGTGTTCCTTCATATCGAGATCCAGAGAAACAAATATTTGGTTGTGAGCACTACAAACGAAACTGCAAGCTTGTTGCTGTATGCTGCAATAAGCTATTCACATGCAGATTCTGCCATGATAAAGCTAGTGACCATACAATGGAAAG GAAAGCAACGGTGGAGATGATGTGCATGCTATGCCTGAATGTTCAACCAGTTGGTCCAACTTGCCAAACTCCTTCTTGCAATGGGCTATCTATGGCAAAGTATTATTGTAGCATATGCAAGTTTTTTGACGATGAAAG GAGTGTCTATCATTGTCCTTTTTGTAATTTGTGTCGTCTTGGGAACGGATTGGGTGCTGATTTCTTCCATTGCATGAAGTGCAACTGTTGCCTTGGCATGAAATTGATAGAACATAAATGCCGAGAAAAGATGCTAGAGATGAATTGTCCAATCTGCTGCGACTTCCTATTTACATCAAGTGCAGCAGTTAAAGGTCTTCCTTGTGGCCATTTCATGCATTCAGCTTGCTTTCAG GCATATACTTGTACTCACTACACTTGTCCAATCTGCTCCAAATCTTTGGGTGATATGACG GTGTATTTTGGCATGCTTGATGGTTTGCTGGCTGCAGAACAGCTTCCTGAGGAATACCGGGACCGTTGTCAG GACATACTTTGTAACGACTGTGAGAGAAAAGGTAGATCTCGTTTCCATTGGCTGTACCACAAATGTGGCTTCTGTGGTTCGTATAACACCAGAGTCATCAAGACTGACACGGCAGAGTGTTCTACATCAAATTAA
- the LOC133884794 gene encoding zinc finger protein BRUTUS-like isoform X2, giving the protein MVIFPALDIRVKNVAGTYSLEHKGENDLFAHLFALLQLDVQNDDGIRRELASCTGAIQTFLTQHMSKEEEQVFPLLIKKFSHEEQAGLVWQFLCSIPVNMMAEFLPWLSASVSPDENQDILDCLRKIVPEEKLLQEIIFSWIEGKSFRTITQDFCSPCSKSSFRYECSSDQSDKHVCSLEHSKVGKRKCSESSHSQLAVHPIDEILYWHNAIRSELSDIAEETRRIQQSGFFSGISAFNTRLQFIADVCIFHSIAEDQVIFPAVDGELSFVQEHAEEERRFNKFRCLIEQVQKAGARSTAVDFYSELCAQADQIMQKIERHFNDEETKVLPEARINFSPEKQRELLYRSLCVMPLKLLERVLPWFTAKLRDEDAVSFLQNMRLAAPSSETALVTLLSGWACKGRLEDTSNPGKFICLTSGAMSPALDGNEFKKCLSFCPCSIGYNGDFSRPVKRASRAESSTNINRNHCLQSADIEESPCNNRPCCIPRLRVESSYLCVNSFASTKSFRSLPYNYSAPSLYSSLFSWETDASFSGPDNISRPIDTIFKFHKAIRKDLEFLDVESGKLIDENESCLRQFIGRFHLLWGLYRAHSNAEDETVFPALESKETLHNVSHSYTLDHKQEEELFQDISTVLSEISQLHDALGQPLDVEAVRKRNELLTQLQGLCKSIRVTLSNHVHREELELWPLFDKHFSVEEQDKIIGRIIGTTGAEVLQSMLPWVTSALSLEEQNKMLDTWKQATKNTMFDEWLNEWWKGPLTSSDPSGKAAPPEESHFQENLEQCDQMFRPGWKDIFRMNQSELEAEIRKVSRDSTLDPRRKAYLIQNLMTSRWIAAQQKSQPSAEDHNRCTGIPGCVPSYRDPEKQIFGCEHYKRNCKLVAVCCNKLFTCRFCHDKASDHTMERKATVEMMCMLCLNVQPVGPTCQTPSCNGLSMAKYYCSICKFFDDERSVYHCPFCNLCRLGNGLGADFFHCMKCNCCLGMKLIEHKCREKMLEMNCPICCDFLFTSSAAVKGLPCGHFMHSACFQAYTCTHYTCPICSKSLGDMTVYFGMLDGLLAAEQLPEEYRDRCQDILCNDCERKGRSRFHWLYHKCGFCGSYNTRVIKTDTAECSTSN; this is encoded by the exons ATG GTTATCTTTCCAGCACTGGATATTCGAGTGAAAAATGTAGCAGGGACATATTCTCTTGAACACAAAGGGGAAAATGATCTCTTTGCACATCTATTCGCTCTGCTACAGCTAGATGTGCAGAATGATGATGGTATTCGGAGGGAGCTTGCATCCTGTACTGGAGCAATTCAAACGTTTCTAACCCAACATatgtccaaggaagaagaacAG GTCTTCCCATTGCTCATCAAGAAGTTTTCACACGAAGAGCAAGCTGGTTTAGTTTGGCAGTTCTTATGCAGCATCCCTGTAAATATGATGGCAGAGTTCCTTCCATGGCTTTCAGCTTCTGTTTCACCTGATGAGAACCAAGATATTCTTGACTGCCTACGTAAAATAGTTCCTGAAGAGAAACTTCTCCAAGAG ATTATATTCTCATGGATTGAAGGTAAATCATTCAGAACAATAACACAAGATTTCTGCAGTCCTTGTTCAAAAAGCAGTTTCAGATATGAGTGTAGCTCTGATCAATCAGATAAGCATGTATGCTCACTTGAGCATTCTAAAGTTGGAAAGAGGAAGTGCTCAGAATCTAGTCATAGTCAGCTTGCCGTGCATCCAATTGATGAGATTCTGTATTGGCACAATGCTATTCGGAGCGAACTCAGTGATATAGCAGAAgagacaaggaggatccagcagTCTGGATTTTTCTCTGGCATATCAGCCTTTAATACGAGGCTGCAATTTATTGCAGATGTGTGCATTTTCCACAG TATTGCCGAGGATCAAGTTATATTCCCTGCAGTGGATGGTGAATTGTCCTTTGTGCAGGAGCATGCTGAAGAAGAGCGACGGTTTAATAAATTTAGATGTTTAATTGAACAAGTTCAAAAAGCAGGAGCCAGATCAACTGCAGTGGATTTTTACTCTGAGTTATGTGCACAAGCTGACCAGATAATGCAGAAAATCGAGAGACACTTCaatgatgaggaaacaaag GTACTTCCTGAAGCTAGAATAAATTTCTCACCTGAGAAACAAAGGGAACTTTTATATAGGAGTCTATGTGTCATGCCATTGAAGCTACTGGAACGTGTTTTACCATGGTTCACAGCCAAGCTGAGGGATGAAGATGCGGTGTCTTTTCTTCAGAATATGCGATTGGCAG CTCCTTCCTCTGAAACTGCATTGGTCACCCTTCTCTCCGGCTGGGCATGCAAAGGTCGTTTGGAGGACACATCCAACCCTGGAAAGTTTATATGCTTGACATCAGGAGCAATGAGCCCCGCATTGGATGGAAATGAGTTCAAAAAATGTTTGTCATTCTGTCCATGTTCTATAGGTTACAATGGAGATTTTTCTAGGCCAGTCAAGCGAGCAAGTCGTGCAGAATCTAGTACCAATATTAACAGAAATCACTGCTTGCAAAGTGCTGACATTGAAGAATCTCCATGCAACAACAGACCCTGTTGCATTCCCAGGTTAAGAGTAGAAAGTAGCTACCTCTGTGTTAATTCATTTGCCTCTACAAAGTCCTTCCGCTCTCTGCCTTACAACTATTCTGCACCTTCATTATATTCAAGCCTTTTTTCATGGGAGACAGATGCATCGTTTTCTGGCCCAGATAACATTTCTAGGCCGATTGACACCATATTCAAGTTTCATAAGGCAATTCGCAAGGATTTAGAGTTTTTAGATGTTGAGTCTGGAAAGCTTATCGATGAGAATGAATCTTGCCTTCGCCAATTCATTGGAAGGTTTCATTTACTGTGGGGTCTTTATAGAGCGCACAGCAATGCTGAAGATGAGACTGTATTTCCTGCTCTTGAATCGAAGGAGACATTGCACAATGTCAGCCACTCATACACTCTTGATCACAAGCAGGAAGAAGAATTGTTTCAAGATATATCCACTGTCCTATCTGAGATTTCACAACTACATGATGCTTTGGGCCAACCCCTTGATGTTGAAGCTGTCAGAAAGCGTAATGAACTTTTGACACAGCTTCAAGGATTGTGCAAGTCTATTCGGGTCACCTTGTCTAATCACGTTCACAGAGAAGAACTTGAGTTGTGGCCATTGTTTGATAAACATTTTTCTGTAGAGGAGCAGGATAAGATTATTGGTCGTATAATAGGAACAACAGGTGCTGAGGTTCTGCAGTCAATGTTACCTTGGGTTACATCGGCACTTAGCCTTGAGGAACAGAACAAAATGCTGGATACATGGAAGCAAGCGACTAAGAATACAATGTTCGATGAATGGCTAAATGAATGGTGGAAGGGACCTTTAACTTCATCAGACCCATCAGGCAAGGCTGCTCCTCCAGAAG AAAGTCATTTTCAGGAGAATCTTGAACAGTGCGACCAGATGTTTAGGCCTGGCTGGAAGGACATCTTCCGAATGAATCAGAGTGAGCTCGAGGCTGAGATACGAAAGGTATCTCGAGATTCTACACTAGATCCAAGGAGGAAGGCCTATCTGATCCAAAATCTCATgaccag CCGCTGGATAGCTGCTCAGCAGAAATCACAACCAAGTGCAGAAGATCATAACAGATGTACAGGAATACCTGGATGTGTTCCTTCATATCGAGATCCAGAGAAACAAATATTTGGTTGTGAGCACTACAAACGAAACTGCAAGCTTGTTGCTGTATGCTGCAATAAGCTATTCACATGCAGATTCTGCCATGATAAAGCTAGTGACCATACAATGGAAAG GAAAGCAACGGTGGAGATGATGTGCATGCTATGCCTGAATGTTCAACCAGTTGGTCCAACTTGCCAAACTCCTTCTTGCAATGGGCTATCTATGGCAAAGTATTATTGTAGCATATGCAAGTTTTTTGACGATGAAAG GAGTGTCTATCATTGTCCTTTTTGTAATTTGTGTCGTCTTGGGAACGGATTGGGTGCTGATTTCTTCCATTGCATGAAGTGCAACTGTTGCCTTGGCATGAAATTGATAGAACATAAATGCCGAGAAAAGATGCTAGAGATGAATTGTCCAATCTGCTGCGACTTCCTATTTACATCAAGTGCAGCAGTTAAAGGTCTTCCTTGTGGCCATTTCATGCATTCAGCTTGCTTTCAG GCATATACTTGTACTCACTACACTTGTCCAATCTGCTCCAAATCTTTGGGTGATATGACG GTGTATTTTGGCATGCTTGATGGTTTGCTGGCTGCAGAACAGCTTCCTGAGGAATACCGGGACCGTTGTCAG GACATACTTTGTAACGACTGTGAGAGAAAAGGTAGATCTCGTTTCCATTGGCTGTACCACAAATGTGGCTTCTGTGGTTCGTATAACACCAGAGTCATCAAGACTGACACGGCAGAGTGTTCTACATCAAATTAA